The proteins below are encoded in one region of Mustelus asterias unplaced genomic scaffold, sMusAst1.hap1.1 HAP1_SCAFFOLD_44, whole genome shotgun sequence:
- the LOC144483038 gene encoding uncharacterized protein LOC144483038, whose protein sequence is MEKPWKCADCGKRYRAPSELEAHRRSHTGERPFTCSQCGKGFALLATLQKHQRVHTGERPFTCSQCEKEFSLLNTLRTHQRVHTGERPFTCSQCGEGFAQSSTLRTHQRVHTGEKPFTCSQCGKGFTRLSYMCRHQRVHTGERPFTCSQCGEGFSDSSSLQTHQRVHTGERPFTCSQCGEGFTRLYTLWTHQRIHTGERPFTCSVCGEGFTCSSHLRRHQRVHTGERPFTCSHCGKGFTQSSHLRRHQRVHTGEKPFTCSVCEKRFRDSSELLRHQRVHE, encoded by the coding sequence atggagaaaccatggaaatgtgcggattgtgggaagagatacagagccccatcagagctggaagctcatcggcgcagtcacactggggagaggccgttcacctgctctcagtgtgggaagggattcgctctgtTAGCCAccttgcagaaacaccagcgagttcacactggagagagaccgttcacctgctctcagtgtgagaaggaattcaGTCTGTTAAACactctgcggacacaccagcgagttcacactggggagaggccgttcacctgctctcagtgtggggagggattcgctcagtcatccaccctgcgcactcaccagcgagttcacactggagagaaaccgttcacctgctctcagtgtgggaagggattcactcggttatcgtaCATGtgcagacaccagcgagttcacactggggagagacccttcacctgctctcagtgtggggagggattcagtgattcatccagcctgcagacacaccagcgagtccacactggtgagaggccattcacctgctctcagtgtggggagggattcactcgattatacaccctgtggacacaccagcgaattcacactggggagaggccattcacctgctccgtgtgtggggagggattcacttgttcatcccacctgcggaggcaccagcgagttcacactggggagagaccattcacctgctctcattgtgggaagggattcactcagtcatcccacctgcggaggcaccagcgagttcacactggagagaaaccgttcacctgctctgtgtgtgagaagagattcagagattcatccgagctgttgagacaccagcgagttcacgagtga